The genome window GACATCCGCTCCGGCGCGATCGACATCCCCACCCAGATGCACGACATCGGGCAGGCCGTCGGCGTCGACCCCCTCCAGTGGGTGCTCACCGGCGGCGAGGACCACGCGATCGTGGCGACCTTCCCGCAGGACGTGAAGCTGCCCGCGCGCTGGAAGGTGATCGGGGAGGTCCTCAACCCCTCCGCGCTGCCCCAGGTGACCGTGGACGGGGCGCCCTGGACCAGCAAGGGTGGCTGGGACCACTTCGGGGACATCGAGTCATGAGTCCGGCTCCCGTACGGGTCCTGACCGTGGCCGGCTCCGACTCCGGTGGCGGGGCCGGGATCCAGGCGGACCTGAAGACGATGCTCGCGCTCGGCGTGCACGGCATGAGTGTCGTCACCGCCGTCACCGCGCAGAACTCCCTCGGCGTGCAAGGCGCTTGGGAGCTTCCGGTGGAGGCCGTACGGGCCCAGTACCGCAGTGTCGTCGACGACATCGGCGTCCGGGCGGTCAAGACCGGCATGCTCGCCTCCGCCGAACTCGTCGAGGCCGTCGCCGAGTTGCTGGCCACCACGGACGCCCCGGTGGTCGTCGACCCGGTCGGTGTCTCCAAGCACGGCGACCCGCTCCTCGCCGCCTCCGCGCTGGACTCCGTACGGAAAAGACTGCTGCCGACGGCCACCGTCGCGACCCCCAACCTCGACGAGGTCGCCCAGCTCACCGGCGTACGGGTCGAGTCGGAGGCCGGGATGCGGGAAGCGGCCGAGGCCGTGCTGGCGTACGGGCCCCGGTGGGCGCTGATCAAGGGCGGGCATCTCGCGGGCGACGCCGTCGACCTGCTGACCGACGGCTCCGCCGCGCACTGGCTGCGCGCCCCCAGGCACGACAACCGGCACACCCACGGCACGGGTTGCACCCTCGCCTCCGCGATCGCCTCGCACCTCGCCCTGGGACGGACCGTCCCCGAGGCCGTGACGGCGGCCAAGGAGTACGTCACCGGCGCGATCGCCGCCGGGTTCGCGCTCGGCGGGGGGATCGGGCCCGTGGACCACGGCTGGGCCCTCACACGGGGTACTCCGGCAGCTTGATGTTCGTCGCCGACCTTTCGGTGAGGCGCTTGAAGAAGCCGGCCGGCGGGCGGGAGGCCGGCAGTCGGTACATACGGTCCCGGCTGCGGATCCGCCGCTCGGTGGGCGGCGCGAAGAACGGCCCGGCGTTGCCCGAGGTCTTCTGGCAGCCCTTGGCGAAGTCCCGGATCCGGGGCTCGTACGCGGCGAACGCCGTACGGTGGTCCCCGCCCGCCAGGGCGAGTTCACCGGCCAGGACGTAGGCGCCGACGACCGCCGCACCGGTGCCCATCCCGCCCCTCGTGGCGCCGTACCCCGCGTCCCCGAGCAGCGCCCCCGGCCCTCGGTGAGCCGGTCCACATGGATCTGGGCGATCGCGTCGAAGTACAGGTCGTCCGCCGTCTCCAGCGCCTTGAGGACGCGCGGCCCCTCCCAGCCCATCCCCGCGAACCGCTCGGCGAGGATCCGTTTCTGCGCGGCCACGTCCCGCCGGTCGTACGACAGCCGCTCGGACCGGAAGACCAGCAGCGCGCCCGCGCGGTCGGGGGCGTCGGCGGTCCCCGGTGCGGGGCCGTGGGTGCCGTTGTCCGCGTGGGTGTCGTGGGTGTCCAGCCGGGTGCCGAGGCGGTCGGCGAGTTCGTGGACGGACAGGGTGCGCAGCCGGGCGGCGGCCAGTTCGCTGGCCAGGGGAAGACCGGCGAGGGCGGCGCAGATGTCGGCCCCGCGCGCGTGCGCG of Streptomyces phaeolivaceus contains these proteins:
- the thiD gene encoding bifunctional hydroxymethylpyrimidine kinase/phosphomethylpyrimidine kinase gives rise to the protein MSPAPVRVLTVAGSDSGGGAGIQADLKTMLALGVHGMSVVTAVTAQNSLGVQGAWELPVEAVRAQYRSVVDDIGVRAVKTGMLASAELVEAVAELLATTDAPVVVDPVGVSKHGDPLLAASALDSVRKRLLPTATVATPNLDEVAQLTGVRVESEAGMREAAEAVLAYGPRWALIKGGHLAGDAVDLLTDGSAAHWLRAPRHDNRHTHGTGCTLASAIASHLALGRTVPEAVTAAKEYVTGAIAAGFALGGGIGPVDHGWALTRGTPAA